The sequence ATCAGACATACAGACTGTTAAGCTTGGATAAGGAGTATTTGAGATTCACAGTTGAGGGGTTTTACTACAAACCGAATCCAAAGAAACCCAGTCATTTCTATGCTTGGGCAGATGTAGAGGAATTTTCCTTCTCTCGGATTGGAGGAAAGTATAGGAATTCCTATCGGATTGAAGTTTATTTTAAAAACAAGGAAAATGTGAAATCCCAATCACTTCTAGCTCTACTGAAGAGAAGGTGTTTCCCTTTTCATCCGTCAGCAGATTTGATCATCCCTATCATTCTACTAGATGTAGATTTTCCTGAAAGGGTCTATGAGATCATGAAGTACTATGAAAGAGAATGGCGTATCGAACAAAATCGTCAAGCAAGAAAAGAGGCAAAACAAGCTTCGAAAAGCAAATCTTCCAAACCGTCATAGTCTGTCTTTGCTTAAAGTAGAATAATCAAAAAGGCCCTATCCACTGGATAGGGTCACTGTTTGTCTTCTTTTTTAGTTTCCTGGTGGAAAGTATTTTGCCAAGTCTCATGGCGACGCCAGATACTGGTATGGACGATGCTATCTAGCTCATAGCAAATGAGCTTGGTTTTCTGACTAATGGAAGTGATTTGAATATCCTTAATAGCAGCTTTAAGTTCTTTTTCGGCTTGATAAGCGACTTTATCCATCTGCTCTCCATCTTGACGGATATAGAGAAAGTCCTCAGCAAGGAGTTCTTCTAGCTGATTTCCTTGGTCAATCAATTGCTCACGCATGAGCAGTTTTTTATAGACATTGTCTAAAATCTCGTCCTCAGGTATGGGAGCTGGCTCGATATGGACATCGGTATCAAAGACTCCAAAACGCTCTTCCAGCATGGATTCGACCTGGTCCGCAATTTCGTGACTCTCATAGACTGATAAGTCGGGATTCATTTCTAAGGTGATATCAAGGTAGATATTGCTACCGTAGGTACGCCCTCTTTGGGACTTGACCTTACTAATCTTTGGAATCTCCATGATGGCCTTTTGGTAGTCCTCTAGCAGACGGTCATCAAAACCATCTGAAAGACTGAAGGAAGACTCGATAAAGATATCATAGGCTGTTTTTAAGATAAAGAAGGTGATGATGATAGCGACCAATTTATCCACGATAGGGTAATTGAAACTGCTGGCTAGGATAGCAATGGTCGTCCCAAGCGAGGTGACAGCATCGGAAAGATTGTCCTTAGCAGCTGCCTTGAGAGCCTTGGATTTGGATTTCTTACTGAGGCGTGTGTTATAGAGATAAACAGCAAACATGACCGCTGCTGAAATGATTCCTAGAATCGCTCCCAAAGGATCAATAGGTGTTTGTTCCCGACTAAGGATTTTCTGAATGGTGTCCCGAAGCACATCAAAACCAACATAGAACATGATGATGGAAGTAATCAAGCTAGCCAAATCTTCAATCTTCCAGTGACCAAAGCGATGGTCACGGTCTGCAGGTTGGCGGGCCATCCGAATCCCAATCAAGAGAGCAACGTTTCCAATGATGTCCGATACGTTGTTGAAACCATCTGCCACCAAACTGGAAGAATGCAGGAGGTGGCCAGTTGCCAATTTTGCAGCAGACAAGAGGAGGTAGGTCGAAATGCTGATAATGGCTCCGCGCTCTGCCAATTTGAGATTTGACATGGATTGGTTCATCGGACTTCCTTTCTAGGCATATAGTATTCTTACATTATACTGGTTTTCAAAGGAAAATTCAAACGATATAGGCTTACAAGATTGGAGGTAAGCTAGTTTTTTATAAGGAAATGTGGTAGAATTGAAGAGTAATATTTATTCGAAAGAGAGCTTGTAATGATAAATAAAAATATGGTCAGTAGGCTACTTAGCTTAAGTTTTTTATTTTTGCCATTTTTATTTTTTTATCTCTATATATCGATGAGAGGTTTTGAATATCCTGTAGTAGATGATATCATGGTGAATCAAACTATATTATCTGGGGATAATATGCTATTACCCTATGTAGGAATTTTATTATCTACAGGGTTGGTCTTTCTTCAAAAAATTTTTACTGATTGGAATATTTTTTTTATCTTTTTAGTTAGTATTTATTGTATTAGTTTTGGTGTCTATGCTATCTTTTTTTATAAGAAAAAACTGTATCTTTTGCTTCCAATTGTGTTTTTAGCCCAATTGATACTTATTAAATATTTTTCTTTTTCCGTTATCGCATATTTATCAGCTACAGCAGCAACTTTTTTACTATTTGACAAAAGGTACATTTCAGGACTATCACTATTGTTCATTGGTTTATCCATTCGACCTCAAATTATATCAAGCTTTATTTTACTGTTATTCCCTTTTCTGCTCTTTGAGTGGATATCTTCTAAAAAAAGAAAAGAAGTTGTTTTATTATTTAGCGTCATTTTACTGATTTTTGCTTCCAATAAACTATATACACTAGGGAAAGCTGACGTACAGGAGTATTTGACATGGAATGCCCTAAGTACGAATTTGAGAGATTATCCTGCTATTGATTATCAAAGACATGCGAATGAATTTGAAGCTTTGGGAGTAAGTGAGAATGATTTGAATGTCTCCACCTACTGGTTATTTGCTGAAAAAAAAGCCTTAAGCAATACTCTTTTAACAAACATTCAATCTGTTCGCTCCCTCTCAGAGAAATACTCGTTTAATCTGCCTCAGATGATATCAGATTTTTTTAAGAATAGTATACTGACAACCTTCTCTTTAGTACTGATTAGTTGGTTCTTGATTTTTAAGCCTAAGAAGCTATACGGATGGTTTGTACCGATTTCCCCCTTACTTTTAATTGGAGCTCTCTTTGTTAGACAGAGGGTAGTAGAGCGCGTATATATCCCTCTAATAGTATGTTTCTTATTAGTATTTATTTTTTATGCTCGATCATTTTATGAAAAAAGATGTTTATTTGATAAGAGGAAGGTGTTCCTTAGCTTACAAATAATGGGAATACTAGGAGGAGCAGTATGGATAAATCAGCTTGGACAAGAACTGTATTGGTTTCCCTATATTCAATCGTCAGTAGTCTCAGAGTACCAAAATCTTGTACAGAGGAATTCGGATAAACTTATTGTTTTTGGTGGATATGGCACTTTGGTTTCTTCACAGCCTACATTGTCAACTTTTAAATTAAGACCCAATCAGTTAGTGACAAATACAACTACATTAGGAAATTGGCAAACTTTTTCTCCTCATTATTATGAACAAATGAAACGATACGGAGTTGAAGAACCTGAAAATCTGTTGTCTTCTGCAATCAACAATCAGAATATTCTCTTCTTTTGGTCCACTTCCTCAGGGAATATGGATAGTGTTAAAAAAATTATGAAAGAACATTATCAGAAGGATGTTTACTTTGAGGAAGTTGAATCTGTCACTTCAGATATGAGCGTTTATCGTTTAAAATTAGGAACAGGAGGATAGTATGAAGAACCGAATTGGTTACATAGATATGTCTAAAGGTTTAGCAATTATATTAGTTATCATTGGACATAGTAGCTTCGTTCCAAACAATGCAAAGTTGCTTCTCTATTCATTCCACATACCGTTGTTCTTTTTCTTATCTGGTTTTACTTTGAATGTTAGAAAATACGAAACCTTCTCAGGCTATTGTTTAAATAAGGTAAAGAGTTTAGTTATTCCTTTTTTCTTGCTAAATAGTTTTGTTTTTCTGTTTCAACTTTTTGTTATGTACCCTGATCAGGTTCTGAGTTTTGATATTCTTCATTTTATAAAACAGTTACTGATTTCAGATCGTTTGCATATTTATTTTCAATTATGGTTTTTGAATGTGATGTTTTTGGCTCATGTTTTCAGTTACTTTATTTTAAAGAGAAGATGGAATTTGAGCCAGTGGGTGATAATAATCTTATCTCTCTTGGTTTTGGTCTATCTCGGACAGAAGGTATATGAGAGGGAGTATTATTTAATTTGGAATATTGATTTAGTTCCTGTTGCTCTGATTTTCATCTTGCTGGGAGTATGGACTAAGAATAATTTACATCAATTAGAAAAGTATTTTTCAATTTACCTTTTACCGATTGGACTTATTCTTACCAATTATAGCAGTAAACTAAACTATCGAGTGAGTGGCTATCAAATTGTTGATTTGTATTATCAGCAAATTGGGAATCATTTCTTATTTTACTTGGCAGCTATTTCAGGAATTTGGAGTGTTCTTATATTTTTTAAAACAATTCCAGAGAGTTCCATTTTGAAATCAATCGGCCAAAAAACGTTGATTTATTATGGAGTACATTCGCCGATAGTTCTGGTGTTAGTAGAAAAATTAGTTAAAGAATTGTCTACGAAATATACTGGAATTTTTGTTAATCAATATATAACGACAGTTTTTGTAGTTATATTAACAATTTTGGGCTGTGAATTGATAGTCAGGATGTTTAGAGGAACCAACTTTCCTTTTGGGATAAAAAGATTAGGAGAAAGAGATGAGTAGACACAAGCCAATTTTAT comes from Streptococcus oralis and encodes:
- a CDS encoding cation diffusion facilitator family transporter, with translation MNQSMSNLKLAERGAIISISTYLLLSAAKLATGHLLHSSSLVADGFNNVSDIIGNVALLIGIRMARQPADRDHRFGHWKIEDLASLITSIIMFYVGFDVLRDTIQKILSREQTPIDPLGAILGIISAAVMFAVYLYNTRLSKKSKSKALKAAAKDNLSDAVTSLGTTIAILASSFNYPIVDKLVAIIITFFILKTAYDIFIESSFSLSDGFDDRLLEDYQKAIMEIPKISKVKSQRGRTYGSNIYLDITLEMNPDLSVYESHEIADQVESMLEERFGVFDTDVHIEPAPIPEDEILDNVYKKLLMREQLIDQGNQLEELLAEDFLYIRQDGEQMDKVAYQAEKELKAAIKDIQITSISQKTKLICYELDSIVHTSIWRRHETWQNTFHQETKKEDKQ
- a CDS encoding acyltransferase family protein, with protein sequence MKNRIGYIDMSKGLAIILVIIGHSSFVPNNAKLLLYSFHIPLFFFLSGFTLNVRKYETFSGYCLNKVKSLVIPFFLLNSFVFLFQLFVMYPDQVLSFDILHFIKQLLISDRLHIYFQLWFLNVMFLAHVFSYFILKRRWNLSQWVIIILSLLVLVYLGQKVYEREYYLIWNIDLVPVALIFILLGVWTKNNLHQLEKYFSIYLLPIGLILTNYSSKLNYRVSGYQIVDLYYQQIGNHFLFYLAAISGIWSVLIFFKTIPESSILKSIGQKTLIYYGVHSPIVLVLVEKLVKELSTKYTGIFVNQYITTVFVVILTILGCELIVRMFRGTNFPFGIKRLGERDE